Genomic DNA from Bacterioplanes sanyensis:
CGCCATTCTAAAGTGCCGCGCCGCCCCTGTCTGCCATTCGCAGCCCGGTGTAGACTATGGTCTTTATTCAAGCACGCCAGAACTCAATTTCCGTGACTTCCGATCCCTCTAACTCCAGCGACAACCAGCCGTCATCGTTGCGCAACGCCGATTTACACTGGCGCGATGACGGCCAGCCCGTTGCCAACCAATTCGACGACACCTATTTTTCCGTTGATGACGGCTTAAATGAAACACGTCATGTGTTTTTGCGGCACAACGATTTACCGCAGCGCTTTGCTGCCCCCGACTGCCCAAAGAATTTCCGCATCATCGAAACCGGCTTCGGCACTGGGTTGAATTTTCTCGCCACCTGGCAAGCCTTTGCCGAGCACGGCCAGGGCTATTTGCATTTCACCAGTGTGGAAAAATTCCCGCTGACCAAACAGCAGCTGACTCGCGCGCTGGCTTTGTGGCCGGAGTTGGCACCGTTAACAGAACGATTACTGCAGCAATACCCGATGCTGGAGCCGGGCGCGCATCATTTGCATTGGCCCGAGCATAACGTAAGACTGACGCTCATCTTTGACGACGTCGCTGAAGCACTGCCGCAATTGCAAGGACCAGTGCACGCTTGGTATCTGGACGGTTTTGCTCCAGCGAAAAATCCACAAATGTGGAGCAATGAGCTGTTCCAACACATACGCTGGTTGAGCCACCCAGGAACGACACTGGCGACCTTCACTGCCGCCGGTTTTGTCAAACGAGCATTGCGCGGTGCTGGCTTTCGGGTGAAAAAAGTGGCCGGCTTCGGTCGCAAACGCGACATGCTTTGCGCCCAATTTGATTACAGCTGCGGCCCTGAACGGCCATTGCTGTCGCGCCTAAAGCCCTGGCAACGCCCCCCCAATGCCGTGCCTAACAGCCAACACATTGTGGTCGTCGGGGCCGGTTTGGCTGGCTGCAGCAGCGCCCGTGCACTGGCTGAACGCGGTTATCGCGTCACCCTCATCGATGGCGCTGGGATAGCGCAAGCGGCGTCGGGCAATCCGCAAGGCGGCCTCTACATCAAGCTAGCGGCTGGCGATAATGCCGTGCACAGCGACTTCTATCGCAGCGCCTTTGTTGCCGCCCTAAGCAGTGTTAAGCGGGTGCTGGGAAGCGCTGACAACAATCCGCACTGGCGCCAATGCGGTGTGTTGCAACTGGCGTACAGCGAACAAGAGGACAAACGCCAGCGCAGTTTTATCCAGCGCCAGTGCCCTTCCGCCGAACTGCTCTACCCGGTTGACGCACAGCAAGCCAGCGCTCTAGCGGGCATAGCACTGACAACGGGCGGTTTGTTTTTCCCCGCTGCAGGCTGGGTCAATCCAGTAGCCTACTGTCACGCGTTGGCACAGCACAGCAATATCGTATTTCAACAGCGCACCGTGACTGCGCTGTCGCATCAACCTCATGGCTGGCGCGTCAGCACAGAGGAGAGCGAAATCGAGTGCGACCAGCTGGTGATTGCGACCGCACACGATGCCAAGTCGCTGCTGCCTGATGCCTATTTGCCGGTGAAAGCCATTCGCGGCCAGCTGAGCTATCTAGAGGCAGGCAGTGTACCGTCTCCCAGCACAGTGCTGTGCGCGCGCAGCTATATGCCACCGGCTTACGACGGCAAGGTGTGCTTGGGCGCCAGTTACAATCTGAACGACAACGACCCAAAGCTGCGCGAACAGGACCATCAGAGCAATGTGTCGCACCTGCAAGACTTTGCCATTGATGCCAGCACAGCAAGGGTGAGCGGCGGCCGTGTGGGATTTCGTTGCAGCACACCGGACTACTTGCCTATGGCTGGGCCTGTGGTCGACACCCAGGCGTTTTTGCAGCGCTTTGCGCCTATGGTGAAAAATGCCAAGCATGTTCCAACAACGGACATGCCCTATTTAAAGGGTTTGTGGCTCAATATCGGCCATGGCTCCAGAGGATTGGCATCGGCGGCCTTATGCGCAGAGCTGTTAGCAGCGCAGCTGGATAGCGACGGTTTGCCCACCACCAACACGGTGGCAGAAGCACTGTCACCCAGCCGTTTTTTGCTGCGTGATATGGTGCGGCGCAAGATCAGCGCCGATGCAAAGGAATAACGGACAGGTCAAACGACGCGTTTGATGTTTTGCCGGCGGCGAGCACGCTCACGCGCTTGCTCGCCATTTTCACGGATTTCCCGCATCAGTTGCGACAACTCCTGGCAGCAGTGGCGAATCTCGGCCAGCTGCTCCTTCATCGCGTCGATGTCTTCGATGGCGTCGTGCACTCGGCGTCTTAGCCGCCTTTGCTCGATTTCACTGATAGGCTTCATGCGCCCCTCCAGTGCCGTTTGAGGCGTTTAATCGGGCTGTAAGCCATGCTGGCGCACGACTTCCGTTCGTTCAATGTGACAGCTCTGGCCGATCGGGTCAAATAGCAACAGCGCTTGGCCACTTTTCAGCTGTTCCAGCACTTGTGCCTTTTTCTGCTCCAAGCTGACGTCGTAGTCGCCATAGTCTGTGCCCTCTCGACCAACAAATTCCTGCAACACGCCGTCTAGGGCGTCGGCACTCAGCTGTTGATACGGAATCTCCAGCACCCCATGGTCTGGGCTGTCGTCATACGGCAAAACCAGCCTCCCGCTCCCATTCGCAGCTCATTCTTAGCTCAGCATCCGATGGTGCATGGCCACTTTCGACCGCCCAGCTAAAGGTGTGTTTGCCGGCCAGCTCGGTTTCCAAATGGACCGTCGCCGACACCCAATACATGCCTTTGAGCAGACTTTCGAACTGCCCCAGCCAGTGCTCCCATTCGTACTCCACCGCTTTGTAGGAGGCTGCAAAATGGATCAATTGCGAATGATAGGTACCGCTGAACAGATCATCACCCGGCATAGAGAACATTTCCCGGCACAACAGCGTCCATTCATCATCACTGCCGAGCGGCAGCGCCTGAATAGCACGCCAGTTGGTGCGGCGCTGTAGGCGAGCAGAAAAATCATCACCATTGGGAATGTTACGGATAACCCCGTAAACCACGGATTCCTGATCAAATCTCGACACATTGATTCCTTACTTCGGGCCTGAGCACACACCCTGTTCTTCAATTACACCTGCCAGCTGACCAGCGTATTAATGACCCGGCAGCTGTTTGCATAATAGCGAAAAACGCTTTCACAGCAAGCAGTTAGATGCGCCGCATAAGTCGACTGCAACATTCTTGGTGGTGCCCATCCGTTATCAAAAACCACGAGATACAAAAAAGCCCCGACTGGCGGGGCTTAACATCTTACTTGGCGAGCACATCAAAGATGCGCTGTTTGACGTATCGCCCTGGCGCATCTTCGATGGGTTTCAGCTCAGCATCACCAGGCTGGCGAGCGGCCACTTGTTCCATATTGCCTTGGTCCAAGACCCATTGCTGCCAATCCAACCACCAGGAGCCCTCATGGTTAGTGGCGCCTTGATACCACTCATCTGGGCTGTCTGGAATCTTCTCATTGGTCCAATAACCATACTTATTGGCTTCCGGCGGATTGACAATGCCAGCGATATGACCCGAACCGCCCAATACAAAGCGGTTTTTACCGGACATTAACTTGGCACCTGTGTACGTCGCCTGCCACAAAGCAATGTGATCTTGCGCGGTAGAGATGTAGTAGGTCGGCACTTTTATCTGGCGCAAATCCAACTTCACGCCGTCCAGTTCAATGGCATCTTTTTCAATCAAACGATTGTGCAGATACATATTGCGCAAATAGAAAGAGTGCATCGCTGCCGGCAGATTGGTGCTGTCGGTATTCCAATACAGCAAATCAAAGGCCGCTGGGCGCTCACCTTTCAAGTAGTTATTAATAAAGAACGACCAGAACAGATCGTTTTCGCGCAGGGTATTAAAGCTGAATGCCATTTGCCGGCCATCGTAGTAACCCAGCGCATTCATTTGCTTCTCTAGACCGGAAATCGCAGTTTCATTAATAAACACACCGATTTCACCAGGTTGCGAAAAGTCCGTCAGTGTGGCCATAAAGGTGGCTGCTTTGATCGGCTCTTGCTTTTTTTTCTTCAAATACGCCAGGGTCGCCGCCAATAAGGTACCACCCAGACAATAACCAATGGCATTGACCTCTTTTTCGCCCGTGGCTTTTTCAATTGCACTGATGGCCTCTAACGGCCCTTCCTTCATGTAAGCGGTAAAATCTTTATCGCGCAGCGCAGGGCCAGGATTCACCCAAGAAATCATAAAGACGGTATGGCCTTGATCCACCAGCCACTTAACAAAGGAGTTTTTATCCCGCATATCCAGGATGTAGTACTTGTTAATAAATGGCGGAATAATCAGCAGCGGACGTTTAAAGGTTTTTTCTGTACTCGGGGTGTATTGAATCAGCTGCATCAGGTCATTTTGATAGACCACCTTGCCAGGCGTCGTCGCCAAGTTACGGCCGACTTGAAAAGCGCTGGTATCAGTCATGGCCACGTTCAATGCGCCTTTAACGCTGGCTTCCATATCTTCTGACAGCTGCTCTAGACCTTTTAACAAACTGCCACCGCCAGTTTCGACGGCTTTGCGAATCACTTCTGGGTTAAGTGCAGCGAAATTGGTCGGTGACACCGCATTCACGTATTGGCGTGTGAAATACTCCACTTTCTGACGAGCATGATCGCTCAGTCCTTCCGTTTCGTGAACCATTTTAGTCACTGCTTGCGACTGCAATAAATACAATTGCTTTAGAAAATCAAAGACTGGATTATCTTGCCATTGCTCGTCTTTAAAGCGGCGATCAGTGCGCTCTGGCACAACCACTGGCTCGACTTCCTTGCCCATAAATCGCAGCAATGTGCTTTGAAAAAGCTCTTGCTGCTTTTTCATCAGCTCCATTTGATCGGCCATGATTTTTTGTGGATTCGACATCATGGCTTCGCTTAATTCACGAAACGCTTCGTTAAAATCGGTCATTACTGAAGCGGCAGGATCGTCGGCTGACGTCTGCTGATTCACTACTTTATCCATGACGCTGGTGTATTGTTCCGTGGCTCTCAGCGCCATGTCATAGAAGTCTTTAATGGCTGTCTCGACGGTTTCCTTTTGCACTACGCTCATACATCACCCTACATTATTCGCCCATAAAAAAGGCCACCCAAAGGTGGCCTTTAGTGCGGCAAAACAAACAACAAACTGGCTGCCTGCCTTGCCCGGCACCTGCCACCTGAAATCAGGCAGCAGATTTAGTTTTTGCCGATGTGGTTTTGGCAGTAGAAGTCGCGGTGGCAGACGCTGTGCTACGGGCTTCTTCCATGATGCTCTCAACCTGAGTTTTGAATTCCATCGCCATGTCCGACATAGCTTTGGCATCTTCCATGATTTTTTTGTTCAGGGCCGTGGCTGCTTCTGCCTGAGAAGCGGTGTAAGCGCGCAGGCTGTCGGTATCTTTGATATCCGCTGCCTTTTTCATTTGATCCAAGCCCATTTCCGCATAAGCCTTGATTGCGCCGAGTTGAAAGTCCGTCATCTTTTCCATGTTATCAACAAACAGAGTATTGAACTTGCTCATAGGGGCATACATGGTCTTAGCCTGCTCCGCGAATGCGTTCAAGATGTTCTCTTGCATGGTCTCGCTCCTTCAAAGGTTTTATTGCCGTAATCGGTAGTCCGATGGTAGCTGAGTATATCTTACAGTTCGATGACGACCGCCACCGAAAGTAACGACAGCTTGACCAAAATCATGCTTTCTTACTACCACCGTACACAGTGCGGGAAGAAACGTAACAATGGCAGACAGATTTGACCCTAATTGCCACATTTATTAGATAGATTTATTCTTCTGTTTTACCGGGTTTAGAACCTGACATCATATTGAACATCATGCTCTGAAATTGGCTCATGCTGTTCATGCCTTCTTTCATCATTGGCTGATACAGCGACAGCGGATCGTAGCCATCCTCACCGGATTGCATCTTTGTTAACATCTGTTCAAACAGCTCACGCTGAAATTCGGCCACGTCGGGCCAACCCATTAAGCGGCGAAATTCATCCGGCGTCATATCAAACGTTATATTAATTTTCATATTGATCCCTCTAGAGAATATCCAGCGTTTTTAGATTACGCAGTGGTGAGCCGTTTCGGCAAGGCCAACCAGGCCATCATAGCGGCAAGCAAGGCAATCAAACCAGCCGCATAAAATACCACGCTGCCACCCATAGACTGCCAAGCCAAACCACTCAACCAAGCACCGATGGCGCCGCCCAAACCAAACCCCAAACTGGAATAAACCGCCTGGCCTGAGGCCAACAAAGGCCCAGGAAAATAATGCTGTAAATAGCGCATCGATACCGCATGCATGGCGGCAAAACTAAAGGCATGAAACAGCTGCACCAATACGATCCAACTCAGCGACTCCACTTGCGCGCCGATCACCCACCAACGCACTGCGGTCAGTAGCAACGCCAGCGAAAACCAATGCCGCCAACTCAGACGCAACATCACGCGGTGAAACTGCCAGAAGAACAGCACTTCCGCCAACACCCCCAGGGCCCACAGTAAGCCAACCGGAATGCGACCATAGCCATGTTGCTCTAAATAGATAGAAAAGAAGGTGTAGTAAGGCCCGAAGCTGACCTGCAACAACAGCGTCATCAGCAAGAATAACCACACCGGCCGCTGCGCCAAACAGCGCATCACCCCACCGCTCACGGCTTGCGCAATCGAACGGCCAATGGCCGCAGGCAAGGTCCAGGCATTGAGCCAGATAACCAGCATCAACAGCCACATGACGCGCGGCAGCCAGTCCATCGACCACTTTTCCAGCAGCGCCCCCAAGACCACCACCGCCGCGATAAACCCGATCGAGCCCCATACTCGAATACGGCCATACCATTCCATCCGGCTGGCCACCGCCTGCAACGTCAGCGCCTCGTATTGCGGCAGCATGGCCGCCCAGAAGAAACCGTAGGTCAGCATAACCAGCGCCATGCCATAAAAGCTGTCGACCCAGGGCATGGCGGAAAAGCACAATAAGGTGAAAAAGCCGGCCAAACGAATCATCGGCAAAGGTGACAAATGATGCCGCCCGACCCAAGCCCAGACGTTAGGCGCCAGAATGCGCACCAAGCCAAACACCGCCATCAAAGTGCCAATTTCACTGGCACTGAAACCACGTTGTTCCAGGTACAGCCCCCAAAACGGGGCAATACAACCTAAGAGGGCAAAATACAGGGCGTAGAATAAAGAAAGACGTTTAAACGGCGGCCGAACGGCCGCCGAGGCAGAACTGTGATTCACTCGCCAGCAGTCGCCTGCGCTGGGATTACCGGCGTCGAGCAGTGCACATCGGCGTTTTGGCCACGATGACGCAACCAATGATCGGCCAATACGATGGCCATCATGGCTTCTGCGATTGGGGTGGCGCGAATGCCAACACAAGGGTCGTGGCGACCTTTGGTGACCACTTCAATTTCATTGCCGTGTGTATCGATTGAGCGACCCGGTATCACCATGCTGGACGTCGGTTTCAGCGCGATGTGAGCAATGATGTCTTGGCCGGTGCTGATTCCGCCCAGAACGCCACCGGCGTGATTGGATAAAAAGCCATCCGGTGTCATTTCATCGCGATGCTCGGTGCCTTTTTGCTCCACCACCTCAAAGCCGTCACCGATTTCCACGCCTTTGACCGCATTGATGCTCATCAACGCATGGGCCAAGTCGGCATCCAGGCGATCAAAAATCGGCTCTCCCAGCCCAGGGAACAGGCCACTGGCAACCACGGAGATCTTTGCGCCAACAGAATTGCCCTCTTTGCGCAGCGCCGTCATGTAGTCTTCCATCTCAGCGACTTTACTGACGTCTGGGCAAAAGAACGGATTGTTATGCACTTCTTGCCAATCAAACTGCTCGATTTTGATCGGGCCCAGCTGCGACAAATAGCCTCGAATCTGAATGCCTTTTTGTGCCAGCACTTTTTTGGCGATGGCACCGGCCGCGACACGCATGGCCGTTT
This window encodes:
- the mnmC gene encoding bifunctional tRNA (5-methylaminomethyl-2-thiouridine)(34)-methyltransferase MnmD/FAD-dependent 5-carboxymethylaminomethyl-2-thiouridine(34) oxidoreductase MnmC, which translates into the protein MVFIQARQNSISVTSDPSNSSDNQPSSLRNADLHWRDDGQPVANQFDDTYFSVDDGLNETRHVFLRHNDLPQRFAAPDCPKNFRIIETGFGTGLNFLATWQAFAEHGQGYLHFTSVEKFPLTKQQLTRALALWPELAPLTERLLQQYPMLEPGAHHLHWPEHNVRLTLIFDDVAEALPQLQGPVHAWYLDGFAPAKNPQMWSNELFQHIRWLSHPGTTLATFTAAGFVKRALRGAGFRVKKVAGFGRKRDMLCAQFDYSCGPERPLLSRLKPWQRPPNAVPNSQHIVVVGAGLAGCSSARALAERGYRVTLIDGAGIAQAASGNPQGGLYIKLAAGDNAVHSDFYRSAFVAALSSVKRVLGSADNNPHWRQCGVLQLAYSEQEDKRQRSFIQRQCPSAELLYPVDAQQASALAGIALTTGGLFFPAAGWVNPVAYCHALAQHSNIVFQQRTVTALSHQPHGWRVSTEESEIECDQLVIATAHDAKSLLPDAYLPVKAIRGQLSYLEAGSVPSPSTVLCARSYMPPAYDGKVCLGASYNLNDNDPKLREQDHQSNVSHLQDFAIDASTARVSGGRVGFRCSTPDYLPMAGPVVDTQAFLQRFAPMVKNAKHVPTTDMPYLKGLWLNIGHGSRGLASAALCAELLAAQLDSDGLPTTNTVAEALSPSRFLLRDMVRRKISADAKE
- a CDS encoding YheU family protein; this encodes MPYDDSPDHGVLEIPYQQLSADALDGVLQEFVGREGTDYGDYDVSLEQKKAQVLEQLKSGQALLLFDPIGQSCHIERTEVVRQHGLQPD
- a CDS encoding PHA/PHB synthase family protein, whose amino-acid sequence is MSVVQKETVETAIKDFYDMALRATEQYTSVMDKVVNQQTSADDPAASVMTDFNEAFRELSEAMMSNPQKIMADQMELMKKQQELFQSTLLRFMGKEVEPVVVPERTDRRFKDEQWQDNPVFDFLKQLYLLQSQAVTKMVHETEGLSDHARQKVEYFTRQYVNAVSPTNFAALNPEVIRKAVETGGGSLLKGLEQLSEDMEASVKGALNVAMTDTSAFQVGRNLATTPGKVVYQNDLMQLIQYTPSTEKTFKRPLLIIPPFINKYYILDMRDKNSFVKWLVDQGHTVFMISWVNPGPALRDKDFTAYMKEGPLEAISAIEKATGEKEVNAIGYCLGGTLLAATLAYLKKKKQEPIKAATFMATLTDFSQPGEIGVFINETAISGLEKQMNALGYYDGRQMAFSFNTLRENDLFWSFFINNYLKGERPAAFDLLYWNTDSTNLPAAMHSFYLRNMYLHNRLIEKDAIELDGVKLDLRQIKVPTYYISTAQDHIALWQATYTGAKLMSGKNRFVLGGSGHIAGIVNPPEANKYGYWTNEKIPDSPDEWYQGATNHEGSWWLDWQQWVLDQGNMEQVAARQPGDAELKPIEDAPGRYVKQRIFDVLAK
- a CDS encoding phasin family protein, translated to MQENILNAFAEQAKTMYAPMSKFNTLFVDNMEKMTDFQLGAIKAYAEMGLDQMKKAADIKDTDSLRAYTASQAEAATALNKKIMEDAKAMSDMAMEFKTQVESIMEEARSTASATATSTAKTTSAKTKSAA
- a CDS encoding MFS transporter, producing the protein MNHSSASAAVRPPFKRLSLFYALYFALLGCIAPFWGLYLEQRGFSASEIGTLMAVFGLVRILAPNVWAWVGRHHLSPLPMIRLAGFFTLLCFSAMPWVDSFYGMALVMLTYGFFWAAMLPQYEALTLQAVASRMEWYGRIRVWGSIGFIAAVVVLGALLEKWSMDWLPRVMWLLMLVIWLNAWTLPAAIGRSIAQAVSGGVMRCLAQRPVWLFLLMTLLLQVSFGPYYTFFSIYLEQHGYGRIPVGLLWALGVLAEVLFFWQFHRVMLRLSWRHWFSLALLLTAVRWWVIGAQVESLSWIVLVQLFHAFSFAAMHAVSMRYLQHYFPGPLLASGQAVYSSLGFGLGGAIGAWLSGLAWQSMGGSVVFYAAGLIALLAAMMAWLALPKRLTTA
- the aroC gene encoding chorismate synthase, whose protein sequence is MSGNTFGKSFTVTTFGESHGLALGAIVDGCPPGIELSEADLQADLDRRKPGTSRYTTQRREPDQVKILSGVFEGKTTGTPIGLLVENTDQRSKDYSNIAETFRPAHADYAYNHKYGFRDYRGGGRSSARETAMRVAAGAIAKKVLAQKGIQIRGYLSQLGPIKIEQFDWQEVHNNPFFCPDVSKVAEMEDYMTALRKEGNSVGAKISVVASGLFPGLGEPIFDRLDADLAHALMSINAVKGVEIGDGFEVVEQKGTEHRDEMTPDGFLSNHAGGVLGGISTGQDIIAHIALKPTSSMVIPGRSIDTHGNEIEVVTKGRHDPCVGIRATPIAEAMMAIVLADHWLRHRGQNADVHCSTPVIPAQATAGE